In Mycolicibacter virginiensis, the DNA window GGTCGAACCAGCCTGCGCGGCACTGTGCGCGGGGCGGCCGGACCGCAAGAGCACGGTGGTGCCCATTCTGCGGCGGCTACACGAGGAATCGGTGGCCGCGGTCGACGACCTGCAGAAGGCCACCTCCGCCAGCCGCCGCTACCACGAAGCGCTCGTCACCCATTGCGGCAACACCACCATGCTCGTCATGGCGGGCGCGCTCGAAACCCTGTGGTCCGCACACGAGCAAAGCTGGTCCAGCCAGGTCACCGACCATTCGACGGTGCCCGTGCCCGAGCGACGCGCCGTCTTGGAGGACCACCGTCAGGTAATCGACGCCATCGATGTCGGCGACGCCCAGCGGGCCCGAGACCTCGCCGCGGCGCACCTTCTGCACGTCCAGCACTACCCCGGCCGTTCGGGGATCGTCGACCCCGCCATGGTCCGTCCCCGGGGGATCTCCAGCG includes these proteins:
- a CDS encoding FadR/GntR family transcriptional regulator, with protein sequence MAAPTVRFRRLAEQVADELRRRILTGELTDDHVLPKEDELLVEFAISKPSLREAMRILEAEGLLTVRRGKRGGAVIHRPTPANVAYTMGLVLGSQQVSLADVGTALLQVEPACAALCAGRPDRKSTVVPILRRLHEESVAAVDDLQKATSASRRYHEALVTHCGNTTMLVMAGALETLWSAHEQSWSSQVTDHSTVPVPERRAVLEDHRQVIDAIDVGDAQRARDLAAAHLLHVQHYPGRSGIVDPAMVRPRGISSAGDAEL